A genome region from Physeter macrocephalus isolate SW-GA chromosome 4, ASM283717v5, whole genome shotgun sequence includes the following:
- the FMO3 gene encoding flavin-containing monooxygenase 3 isoform X1, whose product MVKKVAIIGAGISGLASIRSCLEEGLEPTCFEKGEDIGGLWKFSDHAEEGRASIYWSVFTNSSKEMTCFPDFPFPDDFPNFMHNSKLQEYITAFAKEKNLLRYIQLKTLVSSVNKRPDFSVTGQWDVTTEKDGKKESAIFDAVMICSGHHVYPHLPKESFPGLQLFKGKCFHSWDYKEPGKFKGKRVLVIGLGNSGCDIASELSHTAEQVIVSSRSGSWVMSRVWHGGYPWDMMFITRFETFLKNNLPTVISDWWYVKQMNARFKHENYGLMPLNGTLRKEPVFNDELPARILCGTVTVKPNVKEFTETSAIFEDGTVFEAIDCVIFATGYSYAYPFIDDSIIKSRDNEVTLFKGIFPPPLEKPTMAVIGLVQSLGAVIPTADLQSRWAVQVIKGTCTLPSVKDMMNDIDEKMGKKLKWFGKSDTIQTDYIVYMDELASFIGAKPSILWLFLTDPKLALEVYFGPCSPYQFRLVGPGKWPGARNAILTQWDRILKPTTTRIVGSPLKPCLFCSWFRPILISVLSIAAFLVLF is encoded by the exons ATGGTGAAGAAAGTGGCCATCATTGGAGCTGGCATCAGTGGCTTGGCATCCATCAGGAGCTGCCtggaagaggggctggagcccACCTGCTTTGAGAAGGGCGAAGACATCGGGGGCCTGTGGAAATTCTCG GACCATGCCGAGGAAGGCAGGGCCAGCATTTATTGGTCAGTCTTTACCAACTCTTCCAAAGAGATGACATGTTTTCCAGACTTCCCTTTTCCTGATGACTTTCCCAACTTTATGCATAACAGTAAGCTCCAGGAATACATCACTGCGTTTGCCAAAGAAAAGAACCTCCTGAGATACATTCAACTTAAG ACACTTGTATCCAGTGTAAATAAACGTCCCGATTTCTCAGTCACTGGCCAATGGGACGTTACCACTGAAAAGGATGGTAAAAAAGAATCAGCTATCTTTGATGCTGTAATGATTTGTTCTGGACATCATGTGTACCCCCACCTACCAAAAGAGTCCTTTCCAG GTCTACAACTTTTTAAAGGCAAATGCTTCCACAGCTGGGACTataaagaaccaggaaaattCAAGGGGAAGCGAGTCCTGGTGATTGGCCTGGGGAATTCGGGCTGTGATATTGCCTCAGAACTCAGCCACACAGCTGAACAG GTCATCGTCAGCTCCAGAAGTGGCTCCTGGGTGATGAGCCGGGTCTGGCATGGTGGCTATCCATGGGACATGATGTTTATCACTCGATTTGAAACCTTCCTCAAGAACAACTTACCAACAGTCATATCTGACTGGTGGTACGTGAAGCAAATGAATGCAAGATTCAAGCATGAGAACTATGGCTTGATGCCTTTAAATGG CACCCTGAGGAAAGAGCCCGTGTTCAATGATGAGCTCCCAGCTCGCATTCTATGTGGCACTGTGACCGTTAAGCCAAATGTGAAGGAGTTTACAGAGACTTCGGCCATTTTTGAGGATGGGACAGTGTTTGAGGCCATTGACTGTGTCATCTTTGCAACAGGCTATAGTTATGCCTACCCCTTCATTGATGACTCCATCATTAAGAGCAGAGACAATGAGGTCACCTTATTTAAAGGCATCTTCCCGCCTCCACTGGAGAAGCCAACCATGGCAGTGATTGGCCTTGTCCAGTCCCTTGGAGCTGTCATCCCCACAGCTGACCTGCAGTCTCGCTGGGCAGTACAAGTAATAAAGG GAACTTGCACTTTGCCTTCTGTCAAGGACATGATGAATGATATTGatgaaaaaatggggaaaaagctCAAATG GTTTGGCAAAAGCGATACCATACAGACGGATTATATCGTTTATATGGATGAACTTGCCTCCTTCATTGGGGCAAAGCCCAGCATCCTATGGCTGTTTCTCACAGATCCAAAGTTGGCCTTGGAGGTTTACTTTGGCCCTTGCAGCCCATATCAGTTTAGGCTGGTGGGCCCGGGGAAGTGGCCAGGAGCCAGAAATGCCATCCTGACCCAGTGGGACCGGATATTGAAACCCACGACGACAAGAATTGTTGGGAGTCCTCTGAAGCCTTGCTTATTTTGCAGTTGGTTCAGGCCCATTCTTATTTCTGTTCTGTCAATTGCTGCTTTCCTTGTGTTGTTCTAA
- the FMO3 gene encoding flavin-containing monooxygenase 3 isoform X2 encodes MVKKVAIIGAGISGLASIRSCLEEGLEPTCFEKGEDIGGLWKFSTLVSSVNKRPDFSVTGQWDVTTEKDGKKESAIFDAVMICSGHHVYPHLPKESFPGLQLFKGKCFHSWDYKEPGKFKGKRVLVIGLGNSGCDIASELSHTAEQVIVSSRSGSWVMSRVWHGGYPWDMMFITRFETFLKNNLPTVISDWWYVKQMNARFKHENYGLMPLNGTLRKEPVFNDELPARILCGTVTVKPNVKEFTETSAIFEDGTVFEAIDCVIFATGYSYAYPFIDDSIIKSRDNEVTLFKGIFPPPLEKPTMAVIGLVQSLGAVIPTADLQSRWAVQVIKGTCTLPSVKDMMNDIDEKMGKKLKWFGKSDTIQTDYIVYMDELASFIGAKPSILWLFLTDPKLALEVYFGPCSPYQFRLVGPGKWPGARNAILTQWDRILKPTTTRIVGSPLKPCLFCSWFRPILISVLSIAAFLVLF; translated from the exons ATGGTGAAGAAAGTGGCCATCATTGGAGCTGGCATCAGTGGCTTGGCATCCATCAGGAGCTGCCtggaagaggggctggagcccACCTGCTTTGAGAAGGGCGAAGACATCGGGGGCCTGTGGAAATTCTCG ACACTTGTATCCAGTGTAAATAAACGTCCCGATTTCTCAGTCACTGGCCAATGGGACGTTACCACTGAAAAGGATGGTAAAAAAGAATCAGCTATCTTTGATGCTGTAATGATTTGTTCTGGACATCATGTGTACCCCCACCTACCAAAAGAGTCCTTTCCAG GTCTACAACTTTTTAAAGGCAAATGCTTCCACAGCTGGGACTataaagaaccaggaaaattCAAGGGGAAGCGAGTCCTGGTGATTGGCCTGGGGAATTCGGGCTGTGATATTGCCTCAGAACTCAGCCACACAGCTGAACAG GTCATCGTCAGCTCCAGAAGTGGCTCCTGGGTGATGAGCCGGGTCTGGCATGGTGGCTATCCATGGGACATGATGTTTATCACTCGATTTGAAACCTTCCTCAAGAACAACTTACCAACAGTCATATCTGACTGGTGGTACGTGAAGCAAATGAATGCAAGATTCAAGCATGAGAACTATGGCTTGATGCCTTTAAATGG CACCCTGAGGAAAGAGCCCGTGTTCAATGATGAGCTCCCAGCTCGCATTCTATGTGGCACTGTGACCGTTAAGCCAAATGTGAAGGAGTTTACAGAGACTTCGGCCATTTTTGAGGATGGGACAGTGTTTGAGGCCATTGACTGTGTCATCTTTGCAACAGGCTATAGTTATGCCTACCCCTTCATTGATGACTCCATCATTAAGAGCAGAGACAATGAGGTCACCTTATTTAAAGGCATCTTCCCGCCTCCACTGGAGAAGCCAACCATGGCAGTGATTGGCCTTGTCCAGTCCCTTGGAGCTGTCATCCCCACAGCTGACCTGCAGTCTCGCTGGGCAGTACAAGTAATAAAGG GAACTTGCACTTTGCCTTCTGTCAAGGACATGATGAATGATATTGatgaaaaaatggggaaaaagctCAAATG GTTTGGCAAAAGCGATACCATACAGACGGATTATATCGTTTATATGGATGAACTTGCCTCCTTCATTGGGGCAAAGCCCAGCATCCTATGGCTGTTTCTCACAGATCCAAAGTTGGCCTTGGAGGTTTACTTTGGCCCTTGCAGCCCATATCAGTTTAGGCTGGTGGGCCCGGGGAAGTGGCCAGGAGCCAGAAATGCCATCCTGACCCAGTGGGACCGGATATTGAAACCCACGACGACAAGAATTGTTGGGAGTCCTCTGAAGCCTTGCTTATTTTGCAGTTGGTTCAGGCCCATTCTTATTTCTGTTCTGTCAATTGCTGCTTTCCTTGTGTTGTTCTAA